One Cupriavidus taiwanensis LMG 19424 DNA segment encodes these proteins:
- a CDS encoding flavodoxin family protein, whose product MSTTYCGSPSAGAASPPYTSFTSRCSPQTFSQATQHNDIQIFEIKRIEIMTTASTRVAIVYHSGYGHTARQAQAVARGAGSVAGAESLLIPVEDIDQHWDTLEQVDAIIFGAPTYMGSASAQFKGFMDATSRNVFAKGGKWANKVAAGFTNAASRSGDKLATLQQIAIFAAQHGMHWVNLGLPPGHNNSKSTEDSLNRHGFFLGAAAQSDADVSAEVAPPPADLRTAEHLGARVAEVAQQLVAGRQALAALKEAA is encoded by the coding sequence ATTTCAACAACTTATTGCGGATCTCCCTCTGCCGGCGCCGCTTCGCCCCCCTACACTTCCTTCACCAGCCGCTGCAGCCCGCAAACTTTCAGCCAGGCCACGCAGCATAACGATATTCAGATTTTCGAAATCAAAAGGATCGAAATCATGACCACCGCCTCCACCCGCGTTGCCATCGTCTACCACAGCGGCTACGGCCACACCGCCCGCCAGGCCCAGGCCGTCGCGCGCGGCGCCGGCAGCGTTGCGGGCGCCGAAAGCCTGCTGATCCCGGTCGAGGACATCGACCAGCACTGGGACACCCTGGAACAGGTCGATGCCATCATCTTTGGCGCGCCGACCTACATGGGCAGCGCCTCGGCCCAGTTCAAGGGCTTCATGGACGCGACCTCGCGCAACGTGTTCGCCAAGGGCGGCAAGTGGGCCAACAAGGTGGCCGCCGGCTTTACCAACGCCGCCTCGCGCTCCGGCGACAAGCTGGCGACGCTGCAGCAGATCGCCATCTTCGCGGCGCAGCACGGCATGCACTGGGTCAACCTGGGCCTGCCCCCGGGCCACAACAATTCCAAGTCGACCGAGGACTCGCTGAACCGCCACGGCTTCTTCCTGGGCGCGGCCGCGCAATCGGATGCGGATGTCAGCGCCGAGGTGGCGCCGCCGCCGGCGGACCTGCGCACCGCCGAGCACCTGGGTGCGCGCGTGGCCGAAGTCGCGCAGCAGCTGGTCGCGGGGCGGCAGGCGCTGGCGGCGCTGAAGGAAGCGGCCTGA
- a CDS encoding LysR family transcriptional regulator produces MPMKLHQIQALVAVADAGSIRAAARLVGLSQAALTKALRELESEARLPLLSRTATGVALTEAGQRMLGHARLVVGQLARASEELATLRGEGVGRVSLSVTPWVMLTFLPRVMLRFRERMPGVQVEIFEGLTAVALPRLREGTLDFAVGPFTAAMSTQEFECEPLLSYGSCVIARRGHPCAQARSLHGLLEQDWVVNYTAASYEPFMRNLFWQHEARIDPARLHCAHSTALLLELVRNAGMISYCPQPLLLAEPMRGWVHALPLAERFETSRLGIITRHNAMRSPAAQCFTDCLLEEIRRRARSAAQRDIELFDALEVLY; encoded by the coding sequence ATGCCGATGAAACTGCACCAGATCCAGGCCCTTGTCGCGGTGGCCGATGCCGGCAGCATCCGCGCCGCCGCCCGGCTGGTCGGGCTATCGCAGGCAGCGTTGACCAAGGCGCTGCGCGAGCTGGAAAGCGAGGCGCGACTGCCGTTGCTGTCGCGCACTGCCACCGGCGTGGCGCTGACCGAAGCGGGGCAGCGCATGCTGGGCCATGCCAGGCTGGTGGTCGGGCAGCTCGCCCGCGCCAGTGAAGAACTGGCTACGCTGCGCGGCGAAGGGGTGGGGCGGGTGAGCCTGAGCGTCACGCCGTGGGTCATGCTGACGTTCCTGCCGCGCGTGATGCTGCGCTTTCGCGAGCGCATGCCGGGTGTGCAGGTCGAGATCTTCGAAGGACTGACCGCGGTGGCCTTGCCGCGCTTGCGCGAAGGCACCCTGGACTTCGCGGTGGGGCCGTTTACGGCGGCGATGTCCACGCAGGAGTTCGAATGCGAGCCGTTGTTGTCCTATGGCTCATGCGTCATCGCGCGGCGCGGGCATCCGTGCGCGCAAGCGCGCTCGCTGCACGGGTTGCTGGAGCAGGACTGGGTCGTGAACTACACCGCGGCCAGCTACGAACCCTTTATGCGCAACCTGTTCTGGCAGCATGAGGCGCGCATCGACCCGGCCCGCCTGCATTGCGCGCATTCGACCGCATTGCTGCTGGAGTTGGTGCGCAACGCCGGCATGATCAGCTATTGTCCGCAGCCGCTGCTGTTGGCCGAGCCGATGCGGGGCTGGGTCCACGCCCTGCCGCTGGCCGAGCGGTTCGAGACCAGCCGGCTTGGCATCATTACACGCCATAACGCCATGCGCAGCCCCGCCGCGCAATGCTTCACCGACTGCCTGCTGGAGGAAATCCGGCGCCGCGCGCGTTCGGCGGCGCAAAGGGACATCGAGCTGTTCGATGCGCTGGAGGTCCTGTACTGA
- a CDS encoding M20 aminoacylase family protein, which yields MHPDPVLPGIRAIEAEMVDLRHRIHAHPELGFEEFATSDLVAECLQGWGYAVHRGLGGTGVVGTLRHGEGRAIGLRADMDALPIQETTGLPYASKLDGKMHACGHDGHTATLLAAARYLAEHKPFQGTLHVIFQPAEEGMGGAREMIRDGLFRLFPCDAVFALHNMPGHPTGKFGFLGGPFMASSDTVTIRVSGRGGHGAVPHRAVDPVVACASMVMALQSVVARNVNPLDMAIVTVGAIEAGKAPNVIPESAELRLSVRALKAGVRDLLQARITALAHAQAESFGATAEVRYDRRYPVLVNDPAITEFAREVARDWLGADGLIEDMAPLTGSEDFSFMLEACPGCYLIVGNGDGEGGCMVHNPGYDFNDECLPLAATYWVKLVERYLG from the coding sequence ATGCACCCCGATCCCGTCCTGCCCGGCATCCGCGCCATCGAAGCAGAAATGGTGGACCTGCGCCACCGCATCCACGCCCACCCCGAACTGGGCTTCGAGGAATTCGCCACCAGCGACCTCGTGGCCGAATGCCTGCAGGGCTGGGGCTATGCCGTGCATCGCGGCCTGGGCGGCACCGGCGTAGTCGGCACGCTGCGTCATGGCGAGGGCCGCGCCATCGGCCTGCGTGCCGACATGGATGCCTTGCCGATCCAGGAAACCACGGGCCTGCCGTATGCCAGCAAGCTCGACGGCAAGATGCATGCGTGCGGCCATGACGGCCATACCGCGACGCTGCTGGCCGCCGCCCGCTACCTCGCCGAACACAAGCCCTTCCAGGGCACGCTGCATGTCATCTTCCAGCCGGCCGAGGAAGGCATGGGCGGTGCCCGCGAGATGATCCGCGACGGCCTGTTTCGGCTGTTCCCGTGCGATGCGGTGTTCGCGCTGCACAACATGCCCGGCCATCCCACCGGCAAGTTCGGCTTCCTGGGCGGGCCGTTCATGGCGTCGTCAGACACCGTCACGATCCGCGTCAGCGGGCGCGGCGGCCACGGCGCGGTGCCGCACCGGGCGGTCGATCCGGTGGTGGCGTGCGCGTCGATGGTGATGGCCTTGCAATCCGTGGTGGCGCGCAACGTCAATCCGCTCGACATGGCGATCGTCACCGTCGGCGCGATCGAAGCCGGCAAGGCGCCCAACGTGATTCCGGAAAGCGCCGAGCTGCGCCTGTCGGTGCGCGCGCTGAAGGCCGGCGTGCGCGACCTGCTGCAGGCACGCATCACCGCGCTGGCCCATGCGCAGGCCGAGAGCTTCGGTGCCACCGCCGAAGTGCGCTACGACCGCCGCTACCCCGTGCTGGTCAACGACCCGGCCATCACCGAGTTCGCACGCGAGGTTGCACGCGACTGGCTGGGCGCGGACGGCCTGATCGAAGACATGGCGCCGCTGACCGGCAGCGAGGATTTCTCTTTCATGCTGGAAGCGTGCCCGGGCTGCTATCTGATCGTCGGCAACGGCGACGGCGAGGGCGGCTGCATGGTCCACAACCCCGGCTATGACTTCAACGACGAATGCCTGCCGCTCGCGGCCACCTACTGGGTAAAGCTGGTCGAGCGCTACCTGGGCTGA